The Roseibium alexandrii DFL-11 genome window below encodes:
- a CDS encoding DUF3991 and toprim domain-containing protein, translating into MEKADLKELKEKVACGAVLESSGFAVDRQESTRRAVKYRRDGNIIIVIHEGRGWFDPLSEAKGDVFRLVEHLDGLPFAAALHVVTDLVGFRPAEPAWIRQAREKAPHQTGTQRWQNRRKPWCGSSSWRYLHDARGIPEPILRRAVADDLLRDGPHGSMWAGHTDEAGHVTGWEERGPRWRGFASGGAKILFRLGPVDATRLCVTEAAIDAMSLAAIEDLRPGSLYLSTGGGWSPSTEAALHGLASRPDVLLVAATDANSQGETFAERLRILAEENGCNWQRLRPPSDDWNACLKEKE; encoded by the coding sequence ATGGAAAAAGCAGACCTTAAAGAGCTGAAGGAAAAAGTCGCCTGCGGCGCCGTTCTTGAGTCTTCCGGCTTTGCCGTCGACAGGCAGGAAAGTACACGCAGGGCGGTCAAATATCGCCGCGACGGCAACATCATCATTGTCATTCATGAAGGGAGGGGCTGGTTCGATCCCCTGTCCGAGGCCAAGGGCGACGTGTTTCGCCTCGTCGAACATCTCGACGGTCTCCCGTTTGCTGCGGCCCTTCATGTCGTCACAGACCTCGTCGGTTTTAGGCCGGCTGAGCCCGCCTGGATACGCCAGGCCAGGGAGAAGGCGCCGCACCAGACGGGAACGCAACGCTGGCAAAACCGCCGCAAGCCTTGGTGCGGTTCGTCGTCCTGGCGCTATCTGCACGATGCGCGCGGCATCCCCGAACCGATTCTGAGACGAGCCGTTGCGGACGACCTGCTACGCGATGGTCCGCACGGCAGCATGTGGGCCGGTCATACCGACGAGGCCGGTCACGTCACCGGCTGGGAGGAACGGGGGCCGAGGTGGCGCGGGTTCGCGAGCGGTGGCGCCAAGATCCTGTTCCGGTTGGGGCCGGTTGATGCAACGCGTCTCTGCGTCACCGAGGCGGCGATCGACGCCATGAGTCTAGCGGCAATCGAAGACTTGCGACCCGGATCGCTTTACCTAAGCACCGGCGGAGGCTGGTCGCCTTCGACCGAAGCGGCCCTGCACGGGCTTGCCAGCCGCCCCGACGTTCTCCTGGTCGCGGCCACAGACGCCAACAGCCAGGGCGAGACCTTTGCAGAGCGCCTACGGATCCTCGCGGAAGAGAACGGCTGCAACTGGCAGCGGCTCAGACCACCGTCCGACGACTGGAACGCCTGTTTGAAAGAGAAAGAGTGA
- a CDS encoding antitoxin Xre/MbcA/ParS toxin-binding domain-containing protein, which yields MDLAAYSDHGLFAPNKIAKAFRTTSEEIARTVGLGKDAVQRKDRVRSDKTQRRLREMVEIVNKVEPRFGSALMAYAWFRSEPLSGFSGRTAMQLVREGRAEEVLDFIDAVDAGVYA from the coding sequence ATGGATCTCGCAGCCTATTCGGATCACGGGCTGTTTGCGCCGAACAAGATCGCCAAGGCCTTTCGTACGACCAGCGAGGAAATCGCGCGAACCGTCGGTCTCGGCAAGGATGCGGTACAGCGCAAGGATCGGGTGCGATCCGACAAGACCCAGCGGCGGTTGCGTGAGATGGTTGAGATCGTCAACAAGGTAGAGCCGCGTTTCGGTTCTGCCCTGATGGCTTATGCCTGGTTTCGCTCAGAGCCGCTGTCCGGATTTTCGGGGCGGACGGCCATGCAGCTGGTGCGGGAAGGCCGCGCCGAGGAGGTTCTTGACTTCATCGACGCGGTCGACGCCGGCGTTTACGCTTGA
- a CDS encoding ParB/RepB/Spo0J family partition protein yields MHIMKIDPRALKDNPDDARRSKSSPQADALMVATIKAVGIIQPPVVSPETDGGNSFIIQAGHRRTRGAIAAELDEIEVLVDDAAEDGGAMRSMVENIAREPLNPVDQWRAIERLFALAWSEEGIAAALSLPVRQIKKLRLLANVLPAMLDQMARGDMPDERQLRTIASASLAEQKQVWKAHKPKRNETTSWWSVANGLSKTRMYARDASFDDELATAYGIAWVEDLFAPADEDSRYTTDVEAFLGAQQEWMTNNLPKGGIITEVNGWNGPELPKKAERVYGKPKKSDQTAMYLDRDGKVQSVVYRMPEPKAVTGKQSSDKTEEGSAALPAQRPDVTQKGQDMIGDFRTDALHEALGRAPIEDDTLMALLVIAFAGNNVRVDTGAGNSISFRSRIAPLAASLVDETGKFSFDMDRLRVAVRSILIEVLSCRRNMSNSGIVSRIAGDVVGADNFLPNMGTEDFLLCLSRQALEAACADTSVLPRNKVRDTRAALVEHFKEASFVHASALFAPDANELADWKARNEIGEDQDEDAGDMEGSNDETEASDTGPNAVPEAYLEAAE; encoded by the coding sequence ATGCATATCATGAAGATCGATCCCCGTGCGCTCAAGGACAATCCCGACGATGCCCGCCGCTCGAAATCGAGCCCGCAGGCCGATGCCCTGATGGTGGCCACGATCAAGGCCGTCGGCATCATCCAGCCGCCGGTGGTCTCACCTGAGACCGACGGTGGCAACAGCTTCATAATTCAGGCCGGTCACCGCCGCACCAGAGGCGCGATCGCCGCCGAACTCGACGAAATCGAGGTGCTCGTAGACGACGCGGCCGAGGACGGCGGTGCCATGCGCTCCATGGTCGAGAATATCGCCCGGGAACCGCTCAATCCCGTCGATCAATGGCGCGCCATCGAGCGCCTGTTCGCGCTCGCTTGGAGCGAGGAAGGCATTGCGGCAGCGCTTTCGCTTCCCGTTCGCCAGATCAAGAAACTCCGGCTTCTCGCGAATGTGCTGCCCGCGATGCTCGACCAGATGGCCAGGGGCGATATGCCAGACGAGCGGCAGCTCAGGACCATCGCGTCGGCCTCGCTTGCCGAACAAAAGCAAGTCTGGAAAGCGCATAAGCCGAAGCGAAACGAGACAACCTCCTGGTGGTCGGTCGCCAACGGTCTTTCCAAGACCCGCATGTATGCCCGTGACGCCAGTTTCGACGATGAGCTTGCGACGGCTTACGGCATCGCCTGGGTGGAGGACCTGTTCGCTCCGGCCGACGAAGACAGCCGCTACACGACGGACGTCGAGGCATTTCTCGGCGCCCAGCAGGAATGGATGACCAACAATCTGCCGAAAGGCGGCATCATCACCGAAGTCAACGGCTGGAACGGACCGGAACTCCCGAAGAAGGCCGAGCGCGTTTATGGAAAGCCGAAGAAGTCCGACCAGACTGCCATGTATCTCGACCGCGATGGCAAGGTGCAGTCAGTGGTCTATCGGATGCCCGAGCCGAAAGCGGTCACCGGAAAACAGTCGAGCGACAAGACGGAGGAGGGTAGTGCCGCTCTGCCGGCGCAGCGCCCGGATGTTACCCAGAAGGGCCAGGACATGATCGGCGACTTCCGCACCGACGCGCTCCACGAGGCGCTCGGCCGCGCACCGATCGAGGACGATACGCTGATGGCGCTGCTCGTCATCGCCTTTGCCGGCAACAATGTCCGCGTCGATACGGGAGCGGGCAATTCCATCTCCTTCCGCAGCAGAATAGCACCCCTTGCAGCCTCTCTCGTCGATGAAACCGGCAAGTTCTCTTTCGACATGGATAGGCTCAGGGTCGCGGTGCGATCGATCCTGATCGAGGTGCTGTCGTGCCGACGCAACATGTCGAACAGCGGCATTGTCTCCCGCATCGCCGGCGACGTCGTTGGTGCCGACAACTTCCTGCCCAACATGGGGACGGAGGATTTTCTCCTGTGCTTGTCACGTCAGGCGCTCGAGGCGGCTTGCGCGGACACCTCGGTTCTCCCGCGCAACAAGGTACGCGACACCCGTGCCGCCCTCGTCGAGCATTTCAAGGAAGCGAGCTTTGTCCATGCGTCCGCACTGTTTGCGCCGGACGCGAATGAACTTGCCGACTGGAAGGCACGCAACGAGATCGGCGAGGATCAGGACGAGGACGCCGGCGACATGGAAGGCTCGAACGACGAGACGGAGGCAAGCGACACCGGCCCGAACGCCGTCCCTGAGGCTTATCTCGAAGCCGCCGAATAG
- a CDS encoding DUF1419 domain-containing protein, whose protein sequence is MTSPIRKIYFGVTDRRQMFRLFDRHARRPDRWQKDDSALYAGEWFEIAQDQHDYMLDILPPLWMRGDMFAMREFLTGSVTSVFYNLHINGAMRFFHAYCDLSDPRSPYAMREAIALRERWPVKAMTREERLEHIWSATHDDYRGYAGEGFSPKHRGKRTVFVHSQPGTRFQLLESLSDAQISEKLPVQLRHLPALAAA, encoded by the coding sequence ATGACCTCTCCCATCCGCAAGATCTATTTCGGTGTTACCGACCGCCGTCAGATGTTCCGTCTCTTCGACCGTCACGCCCGGCGACCCGATCGCTGGCAGAAGGATGATAGTGCGCTTTACGCCGGCGAATGGTTCGAGATCGCGCAAGACCAGCACGATTATATGCTCGACATCCTGCCGCCGCTCTGGATGCGCGGTGACATGTTCGCCATGCGCGAATTCCTGACCGGCAGCGTCACCAGCGTCTTCTATAACTTGCACATCAACGGCGCGATGCGGTTCTTCCACGCCTATTGCGATCTGTCCGATCCGCGCTCTCCCTATGCCATGCGCGAGGCTATCGCCCTCCGCGAGCGCTGGCCGGTTAAGGCGATGACCCGCGAGGAGCGGCTCGAACATATCTGGAGTGCCACCCATGACGATTATCGCGGATATGCCGGCGAGGGATTTAGCCCTAAGCATCGCGGCAAGCGCACCGTTTTCGTGCACAGTCAGCCTGGGACGCGGTTTCAGCTGCTCGAAAGCCTGAGCGACGCGCAGATTTCGGAAAAGCTGCCCGTTCAACTGCGCCACCTTCCTGCGCTTGCAGCCGCGTGA
- a CDS encoding Eco57I restriction-modification methylase domain-containing protein — MADHDPFNLDMFGSSQNALSSGLGFGVTAFIENPVIEPDETARPTATAPVKRSKSWQLTERQSSEATERGSNFRLLGSRALAKGWKARARDNLEAIRLATAIAVEDRPASREEQARLIRFTGFGASDLANAIFTRRGEDGFCTGWEDLGEGLQEAVSDADYASLARCTQYAHFTPEFIVRAMWKGLERLGWRGGRVLEPGIGTGLFPALMPEAFRETSFVTGVELDPVTSRIARLLQPVSRIVEGDFARTDLPAHFDLVIGNPPFSDRTVRSDRAYRSMGLRLHDYFIARSIDLLKPGALAAFVTSSGTMDKADATAREHIARSADLIAAIRLPEGSFRQDAGTDVVVDILFFRKRKPGEPEGEAAGPDLAEVVPASEDVEAIRVNRWFAEHPDHVLGHHAITSSPFGETYTCLPSDGDLEADLDAAILSLPEALYDGEPDAIDFDLELHPAGIDVARPEQSHVREGSFFFDATKGLMQVIDGKPASVPLRKGRSGEGFSEKQINIVKKLIPIRDAVRAVLKAQETDQPWRDLQVKLRIAWSSFVRDFGPINHTRVSIAENHETGETRETHRRPNLQPFLDDPDCWLVASIETYDLDTDTAKPGPIFSERVIAPRVAPVITNAADALAVVLNERGRVDLDHIAELLHEDRTTVIEALGSAIYRDPADGSWQTSDAYLSGPVRDKLAMAQAAAELDPAFKRNVEALEAVQPVDLSPSGITARLGAPWIPASDVVDFVKETMGADIRIHHLAELASWTVDARQLDYRAEGTSKWGTKRRHAGELLDDALNSRVPQIFDTIREGDSERRVLNVVDTEAAKEKLARIKTAFQTWVWSDPDRTDRLARVYNDTFNNIAPRSFNGDHLQLPGASGAFCLYGHQKRGIWRIISAGSTYLAHAVGAGKTMTVAAAIMEQRRLGLISKAMLVVPGHCLAQAAREFLALYPTARILVADETNFSKDKRHRFLSRAATATWDAIIITHSAFKFIAVPAAFEKQMIEDELALYEDLLTRVESDDRVSRKRLERLKEGLKDRLESLGSVKDDLLTISEIGIDQIIVDEAQEFRKLSFATNMSTLKGVDPNGSQRAWDLYVKSRFIETKNPGRALVLASGTPITNTLGEMFSVQRFLGFDALKERGLHEFDAWASTFGDVATELELQPSGKYKPVSRFATFVNVPELIAMFRSFADVVLPADLKQYVKIPAISRGKRQIITAKPTEYFKLYQQVLEARILAIEKREGPAQPGDDILLSVITDGRHAAIDLRLVDFGEENEPDNKLNKLIENSFRIWKETGDNTYLTREGKTFDLPGAAQMIFSDLGTINVEKTRGFSAYRWIRDELIRRGVPASEIAFMQDYKKTEAKQRLFADVNAGKVRFLIGSSETMGTGVNAQLRLKALHHLDVPWLPSQIEQREGRIERQGNQHDEIDIFAYATEGSMDAQMWQNNERKARFIAAALSGDTSVRRLEDLGEGQANQFAMAKAIASGDQRLMLKAGLEADIARLERLRAAHRDDQFAVRRQVRNAERDIEHDTRRIAEIGKDIERRIPTSGDAFAITVGGQSFTERKPAGRALMKEIMTLVHLREEGETTIARIGGFDLVFSGQRLGQDDFRYDVTLVRTGAETGIDLALTVTPLGAVSRVEHVLSGFEEERAQYRFRLDDAKRRLASYQSRQGGEFGFEEELAEKRRQLTEIERNLADDVATVALPTEQAA; from the coding sequence ATGGCTGACCACGATCCCTTCAATCTCGACATGTTCGGTAGCTCGCAGAATGCGCTCTCTTCCGGGCTGGGCTTCGGCGTTACCGCCTTTATCGAAAACCCGGTGATCGAACCGGACGAGACTGCCCGACCGACTGCGACCGCTCCGGTCAAGCGGTCCAAAAGCTGGCAGCTGACTGAGCGACAGTCCTCGGAAGCAACTGAGCGCGGCAGCAATTTTCGTCTTCTTGGAAGCCGCGCATTGGCGAAGGGCTGGAAAGCCCGCGCCCGCGACAATCTCGAGGCGATCCGGCTTGCCACGGCGATCGCGGTCGAGGACCGGCCCGCGAGTAGGGAAGAGCAGGCGCGTCTCATCCGTTTCACCGGCTTCGGTGCCTCCGACCTCGCCAACGCCATCTTCACCCGGCGGGGCGAGGACGGTTTTTGTACTGGCTGGGAAGACCTTGGAGAGGGCTTGCAGGAGGCGGTGAGCGACGCCGATTACGCCTCGCTTGCCCGCTGCACGCAATATGCGCATTTCACGCCCGAGTTTATCGTCCGGGCGATGTGGAAGGGACTGGAACGCCTTGGCTGGCGCGGCGGACGCGTGCTTGAACCGGGGATCGGCACGGGGCTTTTCCCGGCATTGATGCCGGAGGCATTCCGTGAGACCTCGTTCGTCACCGGTGTTGAGCTCGATCCGGTGACCTCGCGGATCGCCCGGCTGCTGCAGCCGGTTTCCCGGATCGTCGAGGGCGATTTCGCGCGCACAGATCTGCCGGCGCATTTCGATCTCGTTATCGGCAATCCGCCCTTTTCCGACCGGACTGTACGCTCCGACCGTGCATACCGTTCAATGGGACTGCGGCTGCATGACTATTTCATTGCGCGGTCAATCGATCTTTTGAAACCCGGCGCGCTCGCCGCGTTCGTCACTTCATCGGGCACGATGGACAAAGCGGATGCGACAGCCCGCGAACATATCGCCAGATCGGCCGATCTGATCGCCGCGATCCGCCTGCCCGAAGGCAGCTTCCGGCAAGATGCGGGAACCGACGTCGTCGTCGATATCCTGTTTTTCCGCAAGCGCAAGCCGGGCGAGCCGGAGGGAGAAGCGGCCGGGCCGGATCTGGCCGAGGTTGTTCCCGCCAGCGAGGACGTTGAGGCCATCCGCGTCAATCGCTGGTTCGCCGAGCATCCCGATCACGTGCTCGGCCACCACGCCATCACGTCCAGTCCCTTCGGAGAGACTTATACCTGCCTTCCCAGTGACGGTGACCTTGAGGCTGATCTCGATGCGGCCATCCTTTCTCTTCCGGAAGCCCTCTATGACGGCGAGCCCGACGCGATCGATTTCGATCTCGAGCTTCACCCGGCAGGTATCGATGTCGCCAGACCCGAGCAGTCCCATGTCCGCGAGGGCAGCTTCTTCTTCGACGCCACGAAAGGCCTGATGCAGGTGATCGACGGCAAACCCGCCTCGGTTCCCCTCCGCAAGGGACGGTCGGGTGAAGGGTTCTCGGAAAAGCAGATCAACATCGTCAAAAAGCTGATCCCGATCCGCGATGCGGTGCGTGCTGTGCTGAAAGCCCAGGAGACCGATCAGCCGTGGCGGGACCTTCAGGTGAAGCTGCGCATCGCCTGGTCGAGCTTCGTGCGCGACTTCGGTCCGATCAATCACACCAGGGTCTCGATCGCCGAGAACCATGAGACCGGCGAAACCCGCGAGACGCATCGCCGGCCCAACCTGCAGCCTTTCCTCGACGATCCGGACTGCTGGCTCGTCGCCTCCATCGAGACCTACGATCTCGACACGGATACGGCCAAGCCCGGTCCGATTTTCTCCGAACGGGTGATTGCACCGCGGGTCGCCCCGGTCATCACCAATGCCGCGGATGCGCTCGCCGTCGTCCTCAACGAGCGCGGCCGTGTCGATCTCGACCATATTGCCGAGTTGCTGCATGAAGACCGCACCACTGTGATTGAGGCGCTTGGCAGCGCGATCTATCGGGACCCGGCAGATGGCTCGTGGCAGACCTCCGACGCCTATCTCTCAGGCCCGGTGCGCGACAAGCTGGCGATGGCGCAAGCTGCAGCCGAACTCGACCCGGCTTTCAAACGCAATGTCGAAGCGCTCGAAGCGGTGCAGCCGGTCGATCTCAGCCCGTCTGGCATCACCGCGCGTCTTGGGGCTCCCTGGATCCCCGCCAGTGACGTCGTCGATTTCGTGAAGGAGACGATGGGAGCGGACATCCGCATTCACCACCTGGCCGAACTCGCCTCCTGGACGGTCGATGCCAGGCAGCTCGACTATCGCGCCGAAGGCACCTCCAAATGGGGCACCAAGCGCCGGCACGCCGGTGAGCTGCTGGACGACGCGCTCAACAGCCGGGTGCCGCAGATCTTCGACACGATCAGGGAGGGGGACAGCGAGCGCCGGGTTTTGAATGTCGTCGACACCGAGGCGGCAAAGGAAAAGCTCGCCAGGATCAAAACCGCGTTCCAGACATGGGTCTGGTCCGATCCGGATCGGACCGACCGGCTGGCACGGGTCTATAACGACACCTTCAACAATATCGCTCCCCGATCCTTCAACGGGGACCATCTCCAGCTCCCGGGCGCCTCCGGCGCCTTTTGTCTTTACGGCCACCAGAAACGCGGTATCTGGCGGATCATCTCAGCCGGCTCGACTTATTTGGCCCACGCCGTCGGTGCCGGCAAGACCATGACGGTGGCGGCCGCCATCATGGAACAGCGCCGGCTTGGCCTGATCTCGAAAGCCATGCTGGTCGTGCCCGGTCATTGCCTGGCGCAAGCCGCCCGTGAATTCCTGGCGCTCTATCCGACGGCCCGCATCCTTGTCGCCGACGAGACGAATTTTTCCAAAGACAAGCGTCATCGCTTCCTGTCGCGCGCCGCGACGGCGACCTGGGACGCGATCATCATCACCCATTCGGCCTTCAAGTTCATCGCGGTCCCCGCCGCCTTCGAAAAGCAGATGATCGAGGATGAGCTTGCGCTCTACGAAGACCTGCTCACCCGGGTCGAGAGCGACGACCGGGTGTCGCGCAAGCGCCTGGAGCGGCTGAAGGAAGGCCTGAAGGACCGGCTGGAATCCCTCGGCTCGGTCAAGGACGACCTCCTGACCATCTCCGAGATTGGGATCGATCAGATCATCGTCGACGAGGCGCAGGAGTTCCGGAAACTCTCCTTTGCGACCAACATGTCCACCCTGAAGGGCGTCGATCCGAACGGCTCGCAGCGCGCCTGGGATCTCTATGTCAAATCCCGCTTCATCGAGACGAAGAACCCGGGCCGGGCGCTCGTGCTGGCGTCCGGCACGCCGATCACCAACACCCTTGGCGAGATGTTCTCGGTGCAGCGGTTCCTTGGGTTCGATGCCTTGAAAGAGCGTGGCCTGCACGAATTCGACGCCTGGGCCTCGACCTTCGGGGATGTCGCAACCGAACTCGAACTGCAACCGTCCGGCAAATACAAACCCGTCTCGCGCTTCGCCACCTTCGTCAATGTGCCGGAACTGATCGCGATGTTCCGCTCCTTCGCCGATGTCGTGCTCCCGGCCGACCTGAAGCAGTATGTGAAAATTCCAGCGATTTCGAGGGGCAAGCGCCAGATCATCACCGCCAAGCCGACAGAGTATTTCAAGCTCTACCAGCAGGTCCTCGAGGCGCGGATCTTGGCGATCGAGAAGCGCGAGGGTCCGGCGCAGCCCGGCGATGATATTCTGCTCTCCGTCATCACCGATGGGCGCCATGCTGCCATCGATCTCAGGCTGGTCGATTTCGGCGAGGAGAATGAGCCCGACAACAAGCTCAACAAGCTGATCGAGAACAGCTTCCGCATCTGGAAGGAAACTGGCGACAACACCTATCTCACCCGCGAGGGCAAGACTTTCGATTTGCCCGGCGCGGCGCAGATGATCTTCTCTGACCTTGGCACGATCAACGTCGAGAAAACACGCGGCTTTTCCGCCTATCGCTGGATCCGTGACGAGCTGATCCGGCGCGGAGTTCCCGCCTCCGAAATCGCCTTCATGCAGGATTACAAGAAGACGGAGGCCAAGCAGCGGCTCTTTGCCGACGTCAATGCCGGCAAGGTCCGCTTCCTGATCGGCTCGTCAGAGACGATGGGGACCGGCGTTAATGCGCAATTGCGCCTGAAGGCGCTCCACCATCTCGACGTGCCATGGCTCCCCTCCCAGATCGAGCAGCGCGAGGGCCGCATCGAGCGGCAGGGCAACCAGCATGACGAGATCGATATCTTCGCCTATGCGACCGAAGGCTCGATGGACGCGCAGATGTGGCAGAACAACGAGCGCAAGGCCCGCTTCATCGCCGCAGCCCTTTCCGGCGACACCTCCGTGCGCCGGCTCGAAGATTTGGGCGAGGGGCAGGCCAACCAGTTCGCCATGGCGAAGGCCATCGCATCGGGCGATCAGCGCCTGATGCTGAAGGCGGGACTGGAAGCCGACATCGCCCGGCTTGAGCGTCTGCGCGCCGCGCATCGCGACGATCAATTCGCGGTTCGCCGCCAGGTCCGCAATGCCGAGCGCGACATCGAGCACGATACGCGGCGGATCGCCGAGATCGGCAAGGACATCGAACGCAGGATCCCGACCAGTGGCGATGCTTTCGCTATCACCGTTGGCGGACAATCCTTCACCGAGCGCAAGCCCGCCGGCCGTGCTCTCATGAAGGAAATCATGACCCTCGTGCATCTGCGGGAGGAGGGCGAGACAACCATTGCAAGGATCGGCGGTTTCGACCTGGTCTTCTCCGGCCAGCGTTTGGGTCAGGACGATTTCCGCTATGACGTAACGCTTGTGCGCACTGGCGCGGAGACCGGGATCGATCTTGCTCTGACTGTCACGCCGCTCGGCGCGGTCTCGCGCGTAGAGCACGTGCTTTCCGGTTTCGAGGAGGAGCGGGCGCAATACCGCTTCCGTCTCGACGATGCAAAGCGCCGGCTTGCTTCCTATCAGTCTCGTCAGGGCGGGGAATTCGGCTTCGAAGAGGAACTCGCCGAAAAACGCCGGCAGCTTACGGAGATTGAGAGAAACCTCGCCGATGACGTTGCAACGGTGGCGTTACCCACCGAGCAGGCGGCGTGA
- a CDS encoding DUF3085 domain-containing protein, whose protein sequence is MFTFAISAVRKVIARGEADAAANGGFRNPYFGDRSSEREKPGFWLVGDEGVYVMSNGKLTEGKRPLVVYAGECDPKANSDWWDYKRQHFGGDDGVEFIDADLLIPSFDRKPEATHLGIQLTENDISFSLITR, encoded by the coding sequence ATGTTCACCTTTGCAATTTCCGCAGTCCGCAAGGTCATTGCGCGCGGTGAAGCAGATGCCGCCGCCAATGGCGGTTTCCGCAATCCCTATTTTGGCGATCGATCAAGCGAGCGCGAAAAGCCAGGGTTCTGGCTGGTAGGCGACGAGGGCGTCTACGTCATGTCGAACGGCAAGCTCACCGAGGGAAAAAGACCGCTCGTCGTCTATGCCGGCGAATGCGATCCGAAGGCCAATTCCGACTGGTGGGACTACAAGCGTCAGCATTTTGGCGGCGACGATGGCGTCGAGTTTATCGATGCCGATCTGCTCATTCCAAGTTTTGACCGGAAACCCGAGGCCACTCATCTCGGCATACAGCTTACCGAGAACGACATCTCGTTCTCGCTGATCACCCGCTAA
- a CDS encoding RES family NAD+ phosphorylase → MVSYSGKLYRALNPVYAREPMSGRGAALYGGRFNPKGVPALYTSTSVLTALREANQVGDLQPTTLVCYRAEIEMVFDTTDRAALEAVGLNEVALADPAWRDQMKTRGQARTQRFASDLVTAGYNGLLVRSFAKGAGPGDMNLVLWKWGTSASCCLELIDDEDRLR, encoded by the coding sequence ATGGTCAGCTATTCCGGAAAACTCTACCGGGCGCTCAATCCGGTCTATGCGCGTGAACCGATGTCCGGGCGGGGAGCCGCACTTTATGGCGGCCGGTTCAACCCTAAAGGCGTACCCGCGCTCTACACATCGACATCGGTGCTGACGGCCTTGCGGGAAGCCAATCAGGTTGGCGATCTGCAGCCGACCACGCTCGTCTGCTACCGCGCAGAGATCGAGATGGTCTTCGATACAACCGACCGAGCGGCCCTTGAAGCCGTAGGACTCAATGAGGTCGCCCTGGCCGATCCGGCCTGGCGCGACCAAATGAAGACCAGGGGACAAGCACGGACCCAGCGCTTTGCGAGCGATCTGGTCACTGCCGGCTACAATGGGCTGCTCGTTCGCAGCTTTGCCAAGGGGGCCGGTCCCGGTGACATGAACCTGGTGCTCTGGAAATGGGGGACCTCCGCATCTTGTTGCCTGGAGTTGATCGATGACGAGGATCGACTGCGTTAG